A window from Hymenobacter volaticus encodes these proteins:
- a CDS encoding carboxypeptidase-like regulatory domain-containing protein: protein MNKLLLTSLSLASLLTGAETALGQTAPPAGTPPAGARPAATPAPRLALPETPKGAGRVTGTVLDAATKKPVQFATVALLPATGETPIDGTACDERGRFALKGLAPGAYRVQISFLGYGNRTENVTVSDGTTDLGSISLTATTQKLGEVTVTGERDVIETKPDRIVYNAEKDITNTGVRRRMYCAKCRC, encoded by the coding sequence ATGAACAAACTATTATTAACCTCCTTAAGTCTAGCTAGCCTACTTACTGGCGCCGAAACAGCACTAGGGCAAACCGCTCCGCCAGCTGGCACACCGCCGGCGGGTGCCCGACCAGCCGCAACGCCCGCACCTCGCCTTGCTTTGCCCGAGACGCCGAAGGGCGCGGGCCGCGTGACCGGTACAGTGCTGGATGCTGCCACCAAAAAGCCAGTTCAATTTGCTACGGTGGCTTTGCTGCCTGCTACGGGGGAGACGCCCATCGACGGTACTGCCTGCGACGAGCGAGGCCGCTTCGCCCTAAAAGGGCTGGCGCCTGGCGCCTACCGCGTGCAAATCAGCTTTCTGGGCTACGGCAACCGAACCGAAAACGTGACTGTATCGGATGGCACCACCGACCTGGGTAGTATCTCGCTGACCGCTACCACCCAGAAGCTTGGGGAAGTAACCGTGACTGGCGAGCGAGACGTAATCGAGACCAAGCCGGACCGTATCGTTTATAATGCTGAAAAGGACATCACCAACACGGGGGTACGGCGGCGGATGTATTGCGCAAAGTGCCGCTGCTAA
- a CDS encoding TonB-dependent receptor domain-containing protein has translation MELRGTANVRVLINNKPSSVVASSVADALKQIPADQIKSVEVITTPSAKYDAEGTGGIINIILKKNSMQGANGSVGLAAGTRSSNANASVNYRKGKVGINSSLSGFAFYSPSRNNLSRYLKNPDGSEVQALEQEGKGKGLGGGGFGRIGLDYDPAQYHNFTLNFQGSRFGNSNDNQQFNNLLQPVQAANQFTRDTDSKYSSQSYDINGSYTRTFEDKRREWSLLAQHTRNRNVQDYELDQFEGRDQLAPITYQEQSDNLARNLETTLQTDYAHPFSETALLETGVKAIMRRVSSDYDVYDGLDLNFNPARSNLFDYNQDVVSGYGTYGFSVTKKFNFKLGTRIESTRIKGSFEQRQSENSGVSQKYTNVLPNLSVSYQPQNPKKPGQTVRLAYSRRIQRPQIYFLNPFVNASDTLNVSYGYPDLEPELTDSYELNYTTFIKSSTLNFSAYTRRTGNAIESVRFIDANGVNNQTFRNIGRNNTYGVSVFGSVKPTTKWDVGGNLNVYYVRLESPALSFGDGYVNTSSYSNDGVMYNVNLNSSYRFEKDLSIQFYGGLNSPRVQLQGKQAAWTYYSLGLRKKLLKEKADITLNADNFLSATRNFKSRLDTDQFRQNSNYYIYQRSLRLAFSYRFGKVTNQPQRPKRSIRNDDTKQGDSSGQGQQ, from the coding sequence GTGGAACTGCGGGGTACCGCCAACGTGCGCGTGCTCATCAACAACAAGCCATCCAGCGTTGTAGCTAGCTCCGTGGCCGATGCCTTAAAGCAAATTCCGGCCGACCAGATTAAGAGCGTCGAGGTAATTACAACGCCTTCCGCTAAATACGACGCTGAAGGCACGGGCGGCATTATCAATATTATCCTCAAGAAAAACAGTATGCAAGGGGCCAACGGGAGCGTTGGGCTGGCCGCGGGCACACGTAGTTCCAATGCCAACGCCTCGGTGAACTACCGCAAGGGCAAGGTAGGCATCAACAGTTCGCTCAGTGGCTTTGCTTTTTATAGTCCTAGCCGCAACAACCTCTCGCGCTACCTGAAAAACCCTGATGGCTCGGAAGTGCAGGCGCTGGAGCAGGAAGGCAAGGGCAAGGGACTTGGGGGCGGCGGTTTCGGCCGCATCGGCCTCGACTACGACCCGGCTCAGTACCACAACTTCACCTTGAATTTTCAAGGCAGCCGGTTCGGCAACTCAAATGACAACCAACAGTTCAATAACCTACTTCAACCGGTACAAGCTGCCAACCAATTCACGCGAGATACCGACAGCAAGTACAGCTCCCAGAGCTACGACATAAACGGCTCTTACACCCGCACCTTCGAAGACAAGCGGCGCGAGTGGAGTTTGCTGGCCCAGCACACTCGCAACCGCAACGTGCAGGACTACGAGCTAGACCAGTTTGAGGGCCGCGACCAACTTGCGCCCATCACGTATCAAGAGCAGAGCGACAACTTGGCGCGCAACCTCGAAACCACGTTGCAAACCGACTACGCGCATCCTTTCTCGGAGACTGCGCTGCTCGAAACCGGGGTTAAAGCCATTATGCGCCGCGTAAGCAGCGACTACGACGTATACGATGGCCTAGACTTGAACTTCAATCCGGCCCGTTCCAACCTGTTCGACTACAACCAGGATGTGGTATCGGGCTATGGTACCTACGGGTTTTCGGTCACCAAGAAATTCAACTTCAAGCTTGGAACTCGGATAGAAAGCACACGCATTAAGGGCTCTTTTGAGCAGCGGCAAAGCGAAAACTCGGGTGTGTCGCAAAAGTACACCAACGTGCTGCCCAATCTGAGCGTGAGCTACCAACCGCAGAACCCCAAGAAGCCGGGCCAAACGGTGCGTTTAGCGTATTCGCGCCGGATTCAACGCCCGCAGATTTACTTCCTAAATCCCTTCGTCAACGCCTCCGATACGCTCAACGTCAGCTACGGCTATCCTGATTTGGAACCCGAACTGACGGACAGCTACGAGCTGAACTATACGACATTTATTAAGAGCTCGACGCTGAACTTCTCGGCCTATACCCGCCGCACGGGCAACGCCATTGAGAGTGTGCGCTTCATCGACGCGAACGGAGTCAATAACCAGACATTCCGCAACATTGGCCGCAACAACACCTACGGGGTGAGCGTGTTCGGCTCGGTGAAGCCCACCACCAAATGGGATGTGGGCGGCAACTTGAACGTGTATTACGTTCGGCTGGAAAGCCCGGCCCTCTCGTTCGGTGATGGATACGTTAATACCTCGTCCTACTCCAATGACGGGGTGATGTACAACGTGAACCTGAACTCCAGCTATCGATTCGAGAAGGACTTAAGCATCCAATTCTATGGCGGGCTGAATTCGCCCCGCGTTCAGCTGCAAGGCAAGCAAGCCGCCTGGACGTACTACTCGTTGGGTTTGCGCAAGAAGCTGCTCAAGGAAAAGGCCGACATTACGTTGAACGCCGACAACTTCTTGAGTGCCACGCGCAACTTCAAGAGCCGCCTCGACACCGACCAGTTCCGGCAGAATAGTAATTACTACATCTACCAGCGTAGTCTTCGCCTAGCTTTCAGCTACCGCTTCGGTAAAGTCACGAACCAGCCCCAGCGCCCGAAACGCAGCATCCGCAACGACGATACCAAGCAAGGTGACAGCAGCGGCCAAGGACAACAATAA
- a CDS encoding LytR/AlgR family response regulator transcription factor, with protein sequence MEPTLARRPLTCAIVDDEPLALTVLAEYCAQVPFLSLKGQFQEALVAVEFLQDNPVDVVFLDIRMPRLTGLQLAQLLPTPAPRIIFTTAHAEYAAESYELPALDYLLKPIRFERFVQAAHRARAALAPAATGAASEPTENPTEALFIRQDNRLRRVPVADLFYAEGQKEYLMLYTAAGKMLTLQSFRGLEELLPPGRFVRIHKSYLISLRHLEFVERNRVQVHGTSLPIGETYREAFLEHLRYYGRV encoded by the coding sequence ATGGAACCTACGCTAGCCCGCCGTCCTCTAACATGTGCTATAGTCGACGACGAGCCTCTGGCCCTGACTGTACTAGCTGAATACTGCGCCCAAGTGCCGTTTCTATCCTTGAAAGGGCAGTTTCAGGAGGCGCTAGTGGCCGTAGAGTTTCTGCAAGACAACCCGGTTGATGTCGTATTTCTCGACATTCGCATGCCTCGCCTCACGGGCTTGCAGCTGGCTCAGCTGCTGCCTACACCCGCGCCACGCATCATCTTCACCACCGCCCACGCCGAGTATGCCGCCGAAAGCTACGAGCTGCCGGCTCTCGATTACCTGCTCAAGCCTATTCGTTTCGAACGATTCGTGCAGGCGGCCCACCGCGCCCGTGCCGCCCTTGCTCCAGCAGCTACCGGAGCCGCCTCCGAACCCACTGAAAACCCGACCGAAGCCCTGTTCATTCGGCAAGACAACCGCCTGCGCCGGGTACCGGTGGCTGATTTGTTCTATGCCGAAGGGCAGAAGGAATACCTCATGCTGTACACCGCCGCCGGCAAAATGCTGACGCTGCAGTCTTTTCGAGGTTTGGAAGAACTGTTGCCACCTGGCCGTTTCGTGCGCATTCATAAGTCGTACCTCATCAGCTTACGCCACTTAGAGTTCGTCGAACGCAACCGGGTTCAGGTGCACGGCACTTCCCTGCCCATCGGCGAAACCTATCGAGAGGCCTTCCTAGAACACTTGCGTTACTACGGGCGAGTATGA
- a CDS encoding sensor histidine kinase, translated as MAVAIFPRLPVARLRLQLPWPHLVWLGLLIYADAQLWFTRAGLYYTAPQNAALFWRNALLADLLDCTLFYLNYLVLQPKLFKPRRSLTYLLAVVGALLLFALARAGLSVVLAEGVQHGRLKLDLLTHVQLLLTLHFPLGGLILLLSAGLRLAGDYLLQRENRRELERQHLHTELSLLKTQLQPHFLFNTLNNIYSLTLQASPQAPEAVMRLAELMRYQLYDSTDDLVPLAHEIRHLRGFLALQLLRLPPMKPMKPYHSRCCCRPAPSMRAACRLCCFCRWSKMPSNTATWPPGH; from the coding sequence ATGGCTGTAGCTATTTTTCCTCGCTTGCCTGTGGCGCGCTTGCGCCTGCAACTGCCGTGGCCACACTTGGTGTGGTTGGGGCTGCTAATTTATGCCGATGCGCAACTGTGGTTTACCCGCGCGGGACTCTACTACACGGCACCCCAAAACGCCGCCTTATTCTGGCGTAATGCACTGCTAGCCGATCTGCTCGATTGCACGTTGTTCTACTTGAACTACTTAGTACTACAACCTAAGCTGTTTAAGCCTCGGCGGAGCTTAACCTATCTGCTAGCCGTAGTAGGCGCGTTGCTGTTATTTGCGCTGGCAAGGGCGGGCCTAAGCGTGGTACTAGCCGAAGGCGTACAGCACGGGCGGCTTAAGCTGGATTTGTTGACGCACGTGCAACTGCTGCTCACGTTACACTTTCCGCTTGGGGGCTTGATTCTGCTATTGAGCGCAGGCCTGCGCCTAGCCGGTGACTACCTCCTCCAGCGGGAAAACCGGCGGGAACTGGAACGCCAGCACCTGCACACTGAATTGTCGTTGCTGAAAACACAACTTCAGCCACATTTCCTGTTCAATACCCTCAACAACATCTACTCGCTCACCCTGCAAGCCTCTCCACAAGCCCCCGAAGCCGTAATGCGCCTAGCCGAACTGATGCGCTACCAGCTCTACGACAGCACCGATGACCTCGTGCCCCTAGCTCACGAAATACGGCACCTGCGCGGTTTTCTGGCATTGCAACTATTGCGCTTGCCCCCGATGAAGCCGATGAAGCCCTACCATTCACGGTGTTGCTGCCGCCCGGCGCCGAGTATGCGCGCCGCTTGCCGCCTATGTTGCTTTTGCCGCTGGTCGAAAATGCCTTCAAACACGGCGACTTGGCCGCCCGGCCACTAG
- a CDS encoding TonB-dependent receptor domain-containing protein, translating into MKQTLILLLAALLAMPLAQAQVPATATTQTASQNTGRLTGTVVDAATQKPVEYATVTLLPTTGTTPIGGSTCDAQGKFELKGLPAGSFRLQISFVGYTSRTETVTVGTQATALGILALTASAQKLGEVTVTGQRALVETKPDRLVYNAEQDATNAGGTAADILRKTPMVNVDNDGNVQLRGTSNVRILINNKPSAILSGNLAEALKQIPADQIKAIEVVTAPSAKYDAEGSGGVINIVLKKNSLQGTNGSLGASTGNRNQGINGTLNVRRGKFGVNTKLSGFKNRYPYRSSTARTDFTPLGEGQLEQRSNSRNVGQGGFGQLEFTYDPSPLHSFTLSGNGNSYQSRSPQDLFNQYNFNPYSGPDTLKLDSLYSRDILQRYENRNYDLNAGYTRTFGEAQSRREWSVLAQHTRSRNDQNYRLDQYRSADVLVGPLEYRERSVNLSRNLETTLQTDYTHPFRDSTTLESGAKLIRRSVSSDYSLDTVLLSMQSDFSRSPLRSNAFDYQQNVLAAYSTYNFMGGKKYAFSVGTRLERTDIEGKFQGESGRFSNNYLNILPNISATRTLKKPGQTLRLSYSRRIQRPQIYYLNPYVNQSTPNSISYGNPNLSPEITDVVEMSYGTFGEKSSLNASTYVRRTGNSIEEYNLYNDSLARTESTFGNIATNTTYGLSLYGSLKPVPALNLSSNVGLDYTRLYSAALKQTNNRLNAFVSLNSSLKLGKVYSLQANGGFWTGGVQLQSRYSGGYYYSVGAKRTLLKEKADITFNASNFLAPGREFRSSTETAQFRSSSIFYSYQRAVRLSFNYRFGKLDNSQRQRRSIQNDDGKQGSSKGGGGQ; encoded by the coding sequence ATGAAGCAAACTCTTATTTTGCTGCTTGCAGCCCTGCTTGCTATGCCCCTAGCGCAAGCCCAAGTGCCCGCAACAGCCACAACTCAAACTGCTAGCCAAAACACCGGCCGCCTGACCGGCACTGTGGTGGATGCCGCCACCCAAAAACCCGTCGAATACGCTACCGTTACGCTATTGCCGACCACAGGCACCACGCCGATAGGCGGCAGTACCTGCGATGCACAAGGCAAGTTCGAGTTGAAGGGCCTGCCCGCTGGCTCGTTTCGACTGCAAATCAGCTTTGTGGGCTACACCAGCCGCACCGAAACCGTTACGGTGGGTACCCAAGCTACCGCACTAGGCATTCTGGCACTTACGGCTTCCGCGCAGAAGCTAGGCGAAGTAACCGTAACCGGGCAGCGTGCCTTAGTGGAAACCAAGCCAGACCGCCTGGTATACAACGCCGAGCAAGATGCCACCAATGCGGGTGGTACGGCCGCCGATATCTTGCGCAAAACGCCCATGGTCAACGTCGACAACGACGGCAACGTGCAACTGCGCGGCACCAGCAATGTGCGCATCCTAATCAACAACAAGCCGTCGGCCATCTTGTCGGGCAACCTGGCCGAAGCCCTCAAGCAGATTCCGGCCGACCAGATCAAGGCCATTGAGGTGGTTACGGCGCCTTCGGCCAAGTATGATGCCGAAGGCTCAGGCGGAGTTATCAACATAGTGTTGAAAAAGAACAGCTTGCAGGGTACCAATGGTAGCTTAGGTGCAAGCACCGGCAACCGCAACCAAGGCATCAACGGCACGCTGAATGTGCGCCGCGGCAAGTTTGGGGTCAATACCAAGCTGAGCGGGTTCAAGAACCGATACCCCTACCGGAGCAGCACCGCCCGCACCGATTTCACGCCGTTAGGCGAAGGCCAGCTTGAGCAGCGTTCCAACTCTCGCAACGTGGGCCAAGGAGGTTTTGGACAATTAGAATTCACCTACGACCCGTCGCCGTTGCACAGCTTCACCCTGAGCGGCAACGGCAACTCGTATCAGAGCCGTTCACCGCAGGACTTGTTCAATCAATACAATTTCAATCCATATAGCGGTCCTGACACCCTCAAGCTCGATTCTCTCTATTCGCGCGACATTTTACAACGGTACGAGAATCGCAACTACGACCTCAACGCCGGCTATACTCGCACTTTCGGCGAAGCTCAGTCTCGGCGTGAGTGGAGCGTACTGGCTCAGCACACCCGCAGCCGCAACGACCAAAACTACCGCCTCGACCAATACCGCAGCGCCGACGTGCTAGTTGGGCCCCTCGAATACCGGGAACGGAGCGTTAACCTATCCCGCAACCTTGAAACCACGCTGCAAACCGACTACACGCATCCATTCCGCGATTCTACCACCCTGGAAAGTGGCGCCAAACTAATCCGGCGCAGCGTAAGCAGCGACTACAGCCTTGATACCGTGTTGCTAAGTATGCAGTCGGATTTTTCACGCAGTCCGCTACGCTCCAACGCCTTCGACTACCAGCAGAATGTACTGGCGGCTTACAGCACGTACAATTTTATGGGCGGCAAGAAGTACGCTTTCAGTGTGGGCACGCGCTTGGAGCGCACCGACATTGAAGGCAAGTTTCAGGGGGAGTCCGGGCGCTTCTCCAACAACTACCTGAACATCCTGCCCAACATCAGCGCCACGCGCACGCTCAAGAAACCAGGCCAGACGTTACGCCTGAGCTATTCCCGCCGCATCCAACGCCCCCAAATTTATTACCTCAACCCCTACGTCAATCAAAGTACGCCTAACAGCATCAGCTATGGCAACCCCAATCTGTCGCCGGAAATTACGGACGTCGTCGAGATGAGCTACGGTACTTTCGGAGAGAAAAGTTCGCTAAACGCTTCTACTTACGTGCGCCGTACCGGCAATTCCATCGAAGAGTACAACCTCTACAACGATTCGCTGGCCCGCACCGAAAGCACCTTCGGCAACATTGCCACCAACACCACCTACGGCCTCAGCCTATACGGTTCCTTGAAACCTGTTCCGGCCCTGAACCTAAGCAGCAACGTGGGCCTTGACTATACGCGCCTCTACAGCGCCGCCCTCAAGCAAACCAACAACCGCCTAAACGCATTTGTAAGCCTGAATTCCTCCCTGAAGCTAGGCAAAGTATACAGCCTGCAAGCCAATGGCGGCTTCTGGACGGGTGGGGTGCAACTTCAAAGCCGTTACTCTGGCGGCTACTACTATTCGGTAGGCGCGAAGCGGACTTTACTGAAAGAGAAAGCCGACATCACGTTCAATGCCAGCAACTTCCTGGCCCCCGGCCGTGAGTTTCGCAGCAGCACCGAAACGGCTCAATTCCGTAGCAGCAGCATCTTCTACTCGTATCAACGCGCCGTTCGCCTCTCCTTCAACTACCGCTTCGGCAAGCTCGATAACTCTCAGCGCCAGCGCCGTTCCATCCAAAACGACGACGGCAAACAAGGTAGCAGCAAAGGCGGAGGCGGTCAGTAG
- a CDS encoding shikimate dehydrogenase family protein: MPEFGLLGRSLQHSFSQTYFSQKFDSLHLADHNYELFELASIEALPELLSQHPDLRGLNVTIPYKEQVWPYLTEIASSAARVGAVNVIEFAADGHLIGHNTDIVGFHNSLAGFLPSDFTGRALILGSGGASKAVEVVLRDLNIGYWVVSRNPMGTGLTYAELTPQVLEDHLLIVNATPLGTYPNVEQYPPIPYEALTSQHCLFDLVYNPSETEFMRRGQAMGAKTINGFEMLCLQAEAAWDIWQQK, encoded by the coding sequence ATGCCTGAATTTGGGTTGCTTGGCCGTTCGTTGCAGCATTCTTTTTCCCAGACGTATTTCAGTCAAAAATTCGATAGTCTGCACTTGGCTGATCATAATTACGAGCTGTTCGAACTGGCTTCTATCGAGGCGTTGCCCGAGTTGCTCAGCCAGCATCCCGACCTGCGCGGCCTCAACGTAACGATTCCTTACAAGGAGCAGGTCTGGCCGTACCTCACCGAAATAGCCTCTTCGGCCGCTCGCGTAGGAGCAGTCAATGTCATCGAGTTTGCCGCGGATGGCCACCTGATTGGGCACAACACCGACATAGTAGGGTTTCATAATTCCCTAGCTGGTTTCCTGCCGTCTGACTTCACTGGCCGTGCCCTTATCCTTGGCAGCGGCGGCGCTTCGAAAGCAGTGGAAGTAGTTTTGCGCGACCTAAACATTGGGTATTGGGTGGTGTCGCGCAATCCTATGGGTACGGGCCTTACCTACGCCGAGCTTACGCCGCAAGTGCTGGAAGACCATCTGCTTATAGTAAACGCTACGCCCCTTGGCACTTACCCCAACGTCGAGCAGTACCCGCCAATTCCATACGAGGCGCTCACCAGCCAGCACTGCCTCTTCGACCTCGTTTACAATCCTAGCGAAACCGAGTTTATGCGGCGCGGCCAAGCCATGGGGGCCAAGACCATAAACGGCTTCGAAATGCTCTGCCTTCAAGCGGAAGCTGCCTGGGACATCTGGCAGCAAAAGTAA
- a CDS encoding VTT domain-containing protein yields MAALPGSPLNVWAMVGLLILAAVLGDTLNYHIGDYLGPRVFSENSRFLKREHLERTQQFYEKHGAKTIILARFIPIIRTFAPFVAGVGTMSYGKFLSYNLVGAVLWVALLTLAGYFFGQIPVVQKNFSLVVLAIIGLSVLPVVFEFFKSRRASNRPVA; encoded by the coding sequence TTGGCGGCACTGCCCGGTTCGCCCCTGAACGTGTGGGCTATGGTGGGTTTATTGATTCTGGCCGCCGTACTCGGCGATACGCTCAACTATCACATCGGCGACTACCTAGGGCCGCGCGTGTTCAGCGAAAATTCCCGGTTCTTGAAACGGGAGCACCTAGAACGGACGCAGCAGTTCTATGAAAAACACGGGGCCAAAACCATCATTCTGGCGCGCTTCATTCCCATTATTCGCACGTTTGCGCCGTTTGTGGCGGGTGTGGGCACTATGAGCTACGGCAAGTTCTTGTCCTACAACTTAGTAGGCGCGGTGCTTTGGGTGGCTTTGCTCACGTTGGCGGGCTATTTCTTCGGGCAGATTCCGGTGGTGCAAAAGAATTTCTCCTTGGTGGTGCTGGCCATTATTGGGCTGTCGGTACTGCCGGTGGTATTCGAGTTTTTCAAGTCGCGGCGGGCCAGCAACCGACCGGTGGCATAG
- a CDS encoding erythromycin esterase family protein, translated as MAAQSRRAATHHFPEGDQKDLVAFGQLVGKSTIIGLGEVTYGSHEQMQLKYRLFRYLVEQKGARVLALDADLGACLALNDYLQTGKGEPQQLVAELATWDTTEMLALVRWMRTYNERATSKLQIVGIGINQAPEGLRYLRQQLPAKPNYLGEQLTALQRQLRELNDLEIALNPLQQPTKSDPRLDAIRRVLAEVRTAYDVSAKLRGDYGALPPKRQL; from the coding sequence TTGGCTGCGCAAAGCCGCCGTGCCGCTACGCACCACTTCCCCGAAGGTGACCAGAAAGATTTGGTAGCTTTCGGACAATTGGTTGGCAAGTCAACTATCATTGGGTTAGGTGAGGTCACGTACGGTTCGCACGAACAAATGCAACTCAAGTACCGGCTGTTTCGCTATTTGGTGGAGCAAAAAGGTGCTCGTGTCTTAGCTCTCGACGCCGACCTAGGCGCGTGCCTGGCCCTAAACGACTACCTCCAGACCGGCAAAGGCGAACCGCAGCAACTCGTGGCCGAGCTTGCCACTTGGGATACTACCGAGATGCTGGCCCTTGTACGCTGGATGCGCACTTATAACGAGCGTGCCACCAGCAAGCTCCAGATAGTGGGCATCGGCATCAACCAAGCGCCCGAAGGCCTACGCTATCTGCGGCAGCAGCTACCAGCCAAGCCTAATTACTTAGGCGAGCAACTAACCGCGCTTCAGCGCCAGCTGCGTGAGCTAAACGACCTTGAAATTGCGCTGAATCCGCTCCAGCAACCCACCAAATCGGACCCACGTCTAGATGCTATCCGGCGTGTGCTGGCCGAAGTGCGCACTGCTTACGACGTGTCGGCCAAGTTGCGGGGCGACTACGGAGCCCTCCCGCCGAAGCGGCAGCTCTGA
- a CDS encoding erythromycin esterase family protein yields MCQTLDSQLRINYRSACLAENVQWARAQANGSRVVVWANNAQLSMYNRDYQPLGEFLRRQYGAGYVNVGFAFHEGSFRALRPADPPAFFTAVAVPSVAGSYEQYFHAAGLPARPPCSTSAAPTFCLAPNGFMRICCSVTAPLNLTPNRLAATVSAANSTRCCTCPNPLRHRAYGRLD; encoded by the coding sequence ATTTGCCAGACGTTGGATAGTCAGTTGCGCATCAACTACCGATCAGCTTGCCTGGCTGAAAACGTGCAGTGGGCCCGCGCTCAAGCCAATGGCAGCCGCGTGGTAGTATGGGCCAACAATGCGCAGCTCAGCATGTACAACCGTGACTATCAGCCGTTAGGCGAATTTTTGCGTCGTCAGTATGGTGCGGGGTACGTAAACGTAGGGTTTGCTTTCCACGAAGGTTCGTTTCGTGCACTACGCCCCGCAGATCCACCTGCTTTCTTTACAGCTGTTGCCGTGCCATCTGTGGCAGGGAGTTACGAGCAATACTTCCACGCTGCCGGGCTGCCCGCCCGGCCACCCTGCTCGACCTCCGCAGCCCCGACCTTCTGCCTGGCACCCAATGGCTTTATGAGAATCTGTTGCTCCGTGACGGCGCCCTTAAACCTTACACCCAACCGTTTAGCCGCCACAGTCTCCGCCGCGAATTCGACGCGCTGTTGTACCTGCCCAAATCCACTCCGGCACAGGGCGTACGGTAGATTGGATTGA
- a CDS encoding spermidine synthase — protein sequence MPNLLSRLLSYVMPLTRTIHSDINGPLEVTWYQGRKVLDTRHANYSYGSLHRVMRYGLLFVAPERASHTLLLGLGGGSAVAMLQQELHYQGHITAIELDPVIIQIADTEFNIRPNAQLNIVCADAFEWVHTALTNHFGLIIVDLFVDLALPAGLQTTTFWQALWRILRPDGYVLVNTLTEVPLYVENEELPVYLETAGFTVKEVEVELLNRLLILQKTASA from the coding sequence ATGCCAAACCTGCTGAGTCGCCTGTTGAGCTACGTTATGCCTCTTACCCGCACTATACATTCCGACATCAATGGCCCGCTGGAAGTGACGTGGTACCAGGGCCGCAAAGTGCTCGACACACGCCACGCCAACTACTCGTATGGCTCTTTGCACCGCGTGATGCGGTACGGACTGCTGTTTGTAGCACCCGAACGAGCCAGTCATACGCTGCTACTGGGTTTAGGTGGCGGCTCGGCGGTGGCTATGCTGCAGCAAGAGCTTCACTATCAAGGCCACATTACGGCCATTGAACTGGATCCGGTTATCATACAGATAGCCGACACGGAATTCAATATCCGACCTAACGCACAATTGAACATAGTTTGTGCCGATGCATTCGAGTGGGTGCATACGGCTCTAACAAACCACTTCGGGTTAATTATCGTGGATCTGTTTGTGGATTTAGCCTTGCCGGCCGGACTGCAAACCACCACATTTTGGCAAGCACTGTGGCGAATTTTGCGCCCCGATGGCTACGTGCTCGTGAATACCCTAACCGAGGTGCCGTTGTACGTGGAAAACGAAGAGTTGCCCGTATATCTGGAAACGGCAGGATTCACAGTGAAAGAGGTGGAAGTAGAGCTGCTAAATAGACTGTTAATCTTGCAGAAAACAGCTAGTGCATAA
- a CDS encoding TraB/GumN family protein: MHLPQKLALLATFVLASFATQAQQKALKMNTAVASANTLLWEVSGKDLAQPSYVYGTIHLVCPADMKMSDQLKQSFSKTQQVVMELDMDSPTMMQEMQSNVLMSGDQSLQQLLSPSDYTAVGNYLKANTKLPIEQVGMVKPFILSSMLYPVLLGCTPASYEATFVKMAQEEKKEVLGLETVQEQLGFFDKIPYAEQSKLLADMVNQEAAAKQELQQMMMLYKAQDVEQLHTLTSKSLFGFQKYEDLLLNSRNQRWIAGIGRYAAAKPTFFAVGAAHLGGPKGVLALLRQQGYQVRPVVQ, from the coding sequence ATGCATTTGCCACAAAAACTTGCCCTGCTTGCTACGTTTGTCCTAGCTTCCTTTGCCACACAAGCTCAGCAGAAGGCGCTTAAAATGAATACAGCTGTGGCCTCCGCCAACACGCTGCTGTGGGAAGTTTCTGGTAAAGATCTGGCGCAGCCTTCCTACGTGTATGGCACTATCCATCTGGTTTGTCCGGCTGATATGAAGATGAGCGACCAGCTCAAGCAAAGCTTCAGCAAAACCCAACAGGTAGTGATGGAGCTAGATATGGACAGCCCCACCATGATGCAGGAGATGCAGAGCAACGTGCTGATGAGTGGCGACCAAAGCTTACAACAGTTGCTTTCCCCCTCCGATTACACAGCCGTTGGCAACTATTTAAAAGCCAACACCAAATTGCCCATCGAACAAGTAGGAATGGTGAAGCCATTCATCTTGAGTTCTATGCTATACCCGGTGTTGCTTGGGTGCACGCCGGCCAGCTACGAAGCTACCTTCGTGAAAATGGCACAAGAAGAAAAGAAAGAGGTTTTGGGCCTGGAGACAGTGCAGGAGCAACTCGGCTTTTTCGACAAGATTCCGTACGCCGAGCAAAGTAAGCTGCTGGCTGATATGGTGAACCAAGAAGCCGCTGCCAAGCAGGAGCTGCAACAAATGATGATGCTCTACAAAGCCCAAGATGTAGAGCAATTACATACACTGACTTCTAAAAGCTTGTTCGGATTTCAGAAGTATGAAGACCTGCTGCTCAATTCCCGCAATCAGCGCTGGATAGCAGGTATTGGACGTTATGCTGCCGCCAAGCCGACATTCTTTGCAGTTGGGGCAGCACACCTTGGTGGCCCTAAAGGAGTACTAGCATTACTGCGGCAGCAAGGCTATCAGGTTCGGCCGGTGGTGCAATGA